The following is a genomic window from Nguyenibacter vanlangensis.
CGGCGTACCCCCAGTTCCTTCAGGCGTCGCGGCGAAATCAGCGGCGTCGTGGGCCGCGCACGAATGCCGAAACCCATATTGATCGACACCGGCACCCCGGCCGTCTCGACGATGCGCGCGATCACGTCCTCCGATCCCACGGCATCGGGAAAGATCATGTCCGCTCCGGCCGCGACATAAGCCCGCACACGTTCGAGCGTGGCATCCAGCCCCTCGACGGCCAGAGCATCGGTGCGGGCGATGACGACAAAATCGTCATCGCGCCGGGCCATGCAGGCAGCCTCGATCTTCTTGACCATCTCCGCCTTGCCGACCAACGCCTTGCCGGGCATGTGGCCGCACCGCTTGGGGCTGGCCTGATCCTCGATATTCATCCCCGCCAGGCCGGCATCCTCGAACATACGTGTCGTGTACCAGGCATTCATCGGATTGCCGTAGCCGTTATCGGCATCAGCCGTCACCGGGATTGACACCGCCCGCGCAATGGCGCGGCATTGCGCCACA
Proteins encoded in this region:
- a CDS encoding oxaloacetate decarboxylase, translated to MTRSTALPSAAARLRELISSGTFLVAPGVYDGYSVRLTEAAGFCCAATSGAAIANAVLGIEDVGLMGLAENVAQCRAIARAVSIPVTADADNGYGNPMNAWYTTRMFEDAGLAGMNIEDQASPKRCGHMPGKALVGKAEMVKKIEAACMARRDDDFVVIARTDALAVEGLDATLERVRAYVAAGADMIFPDAVGSEDVIARIVETAGVPVSINMGFGIRARPTTPLISPRRLKELGVRRISLPRMLPAAAIMGMRSALAAMKQSVDTGETVERPDLLVGIDDIWSLMGFPAMQALERSLLTTDALEERYGAGNEA